The following are encoded together in the Humulus lupulus chromosome 5, drHumLupu1.1, whole genome shotgun sequence genome:
- the LOC133778416 gene encoding uncharacterized protein LOC133778416 gives MRLEMELDYQKNCTVGLSPNTVLPTHQNCSYTGKGITKGRLSRKDELLILKDDFREINFSRYRSVSCKTNSSRPVTKECNVEFKRGSIYQSSKEVRKMKKMGTAEGRKKIEVSRNSDLSLSVVDSLCSSDEETSKRRSPAMAFDSSSVMPSVSKPYMEPHKSNSFFEICLDPGSRGNNAAECVGAAASMNSKMRSEPVVGPLSSSNELLERDALRTLHKSVSAKVELPPSPSQSESDCSSKTSSKVRFSPIRKMFDPFMKSKSLRSPLSYAVEPGEVRTSGLTNMRTNKTNRKSHGHNLSDRAHDLDCESQIKSKNQSFISCSPVHLHAYLKLENKHGLPFFEFSLKSPEDVLVAKTWKAKDAFNWEYTFHSSDGGKKSNASRWGLFDNDKDSSMVGQMQVSCYLCSELKEGVFDNSMVTEFVLYDIAHARLSGTAQDNAKCTLDSDKVSKGSDQGLAGETLELENKTHGDEVKVQQKHVTNDVEFNHSNSFPWKPANLHPSLEIAAIVMHAPFEKRESLKYKRGDKDNERTHKNLLNLSMAEQRKQEFSDGRTPDKVKVVIPAGNHGLPSDASGTPSSLLNRWRLGGGCDCGGWDMACPLTVLGNPHFHCANSQSLVENQMPMELFVQGAKDSTPALTMTVIEEGLYAVDFHAQLSTLQAFSICVSILHGTETSVDTGEDRNKELSRGSSLKLLIEEEVKFLIEAVTAEKRNVTKRVKEIPPSYVLNPPFSPISRV, from the exons ATGAGACTGGAGATGGAGTTAGACTATCAAAAGAACTGTACAGTGGGTTTGAGTCCTAATACCGTTCTTCCAACTCATCAAAATTGTTCATATACTGGGAAAGGAATCACAAAAGGGAGACTTTCACGTAAAGATGAGTTATTGATCCTAAAGGACGATTTCAGAGAGATCAACTTTAGTCGATATCGCAGCGTTTCATGTAAGACCAATTCGTCTAGACCTGTTACAAAAGAATGTAATGTAGAGTTTAAGCGGGGTTCGATATATCAAAGCTCAAAAGAGGTGaggaaaatgaagaaaatgggAACTGCGGAGGGGAGGAAAAAAATTGAAGTGTCAAGAAATAGTGACCTTTCTTTGTCTGTTGTTGATTCGTTGTGTAGCTCAGATGAAGAAACCTCAAAAAGAAGATCTCCAGCTATGGCTTTTGATTCAAGTTCTGTTATGCCATCTGTTTCCAAGCCTTATATGGAACCACATAAGTCAAATAGCTTCTTTGAAATCTGTTTGGATCCCGGTAGTAGGGGGAACAATGCTGCTGAATGTGTAGGTGCAGCAGCCTCTATGAATTCAAAAATGAGAAGTGAGCCTGTTGTTGGTCCTCTGAGCAGTAGCAATGAACTTCTTGAAAGAGATGCATTAAGGACATTGCACAAGTCAGTTTCCGCCAAGGTAGAGTTGCCACCTTCCCCTTCTCAATCTGAAAGCGATTGTTCATCAAAGACCAGCTCAAAGGTTCGGTTCAGTCCCATAAGAAAGATGTTTGATCCATTCATGAAGTCAAAGTCTTTGCGAAGTCCTTTAAGTTATGCTGTGGAACCAGGAGAGGTCAGAACAAGTGGATTGACAAACATGAGAACAAACAAGACTAACCGAAAATCCCATGGACATAACTTATCTGATAGAGCACATGATTTGGACTGTGAATCTCAGATCAAGAGCAAAAACCAGtcttttatttcatgttcacCTGTTCACCTACATGCCTATCTTAAGCTGGAAAATAAACATGGGTTACCATTTTTTGAGTTCTCACTAAAATCGCCCGAAGATGTCCTTGTAGCAAAGACATGGAAAGCAAAAGATGCATTTAACTGGGAGTATACCTTCCACTCCAGTGACGGCGGAAAGAAGAGTAATGCCAGCAGATGGGGTTTGTTTGACAATGACAAAGATTCCTCAATGGTTGGACAGATGCAAGTTTCCTGTTATCTATGTTCAGAACTAAAAGAGGGAGTTTTTGACAATTCCATGGTGACAGAGTTTGTATTGTATGACATTGCTCATGCAAGACTAAGTGGTACTGCTCAAGATAACGCGAAGTGTACTCTTGATAGTGACAAAGTTTCCAAAGGTTCTGATCAAGGCTTGGCTGGGGAGACATTAGAGTTGGAAAATAAGACTCATGGAGATGAAGTCAAGGTTCAACAAAAACATGTCACTAATGATGTTGaatttaatcattcaaattcATTCCCTTGGAAGCCTGCAAATTTGCATCCCAGTCTTGAAATTGCAGCTATTGTCATGCACGCCCCATTTGAGAAGAGAGAGAGCTTGAAATACAAGAGAGGAGATAAGGATAATGAGAGAACACATAAAAACCTGCTTAATCTCTCTATGGCTGAACAAAGGAAACAAGAATTTTCTGATGGTAGGACTCCAGATAAAGTTAAGGTGGTCATTCCAGCAGGAAACCATGGCTTGCCAAGCGATGCAAGTGGGACCCCATCATCGTTACTAAATCGTTGGAGGTTGGGTGGAGGCTGTGATTGTGGTGGATGGGACATGGCCTGTCCTCTTACTGTTTTGGGCAATCCACATTTTCATTGTGCGAATAGTCAATCACTTGTGGAGAATCAGATGCCTATGGAGCTATTTGTTCAG GGAGCGAAAGATAGTACACCAGCATTGACCATGACAGTCATTGAGGAAGGACTGTATGCAGTTGATTTTCATGCCCAGTTATCTACATTACAAGCATTCTCCATTTGTGTTTCCATTCTTCATGGGACAGAAACCTCGGTGGACACCGGGGAGGATAGAAACAAAGAGTTATCACGAGGAAGTTCGCTGAAACTGCTCATTGAGGAGGAAGTGAAGTTCTTGATCGAAGCGGTCACAGCAGAGAAGAGGAATGTCACTAAGAGGGTAAAAGAAATCCCACCATCTTATGTGCTCAATCCACCATTTTCTCCAATTTCAAGAGTGTAA